In Sphingobacterium sp. PCS056, the following proteins share a genomic window:
- a CDS encoding SusC/RagA family TonB-linked outer membrane protein translates to MAKFYTVGVSAMMLFTVGTTMAQQKISVSGRITDSQGGALSGVTIKEKGGTVATSTNKSGNFSISVPSNATLIISNVGYQNQEVSVDGKTAITITLADGNAAIDEVVVVGYGTQKKAKLLGSISTIDAKQLENRAVTNVSSALSGLAAGVQVKVGNGKPGSDGATIRVRGVGTMNNNDALVIIDGIQGVMDAVNPEDIENISVLKDASSAAIYGARAANGVILITTKKGKAGQGPQINYSGLFSRTSPSAKPVFVNDYVRHMNLFNEAAANIGTTGQYTQSAIDTWTAANADPNGLAPSGLPNYVAYPNTNWGDWIYEDGWLKNHNVSVLGGSEKIRFNLSGRIQDNPGIMYNTGMKRYEGRVNLETDVTDFLTVGTQTFVVNEHRSLASDANLYNFLRQTTPGIYPKYEDKFGGAVLSSGESSQLNNVLLYLYDYKGSNERTRLNSTFFANLKLWKGLTFETKFNYQSRFDEITGYQNPSARYDFSTLNMVVTPTVPSQLTTSQSYGKIYRKSFDNVLRYNTEIGKHTIGALIGHNEFYYNDSGFSASKKGLIDETITNIGTGTEMSSIGGDESDNSMRSFFGRVNYDYDSKYLAEFSLRRDGASKFGRNRKYGTFPSFSLGYMLSKESFMAAVNPYIQDVKIRGSWGKLGNDGGDGLNVYGWHGVYGLVGYSFNGTQMNGLQLSRFGNDLLQWEEAENKEIGLEFATLKRRASVELNVYDRKTSNIIRAAEVPITAGTTTPPFFNQAAMRNTGVEFNLNWRDQIGDFRYNIGGNFSYNKNKVIKFEGQLKEGFVDDGTGKMTWQTNLGDVSSGGLNRILEGSQLNEFYLRKVYKGDGSYFNADGSVNIHGGPTTGMIRTEGDYEWAKAMKAAGYSFLNSSQKISDVYGSTALYYGDLIYSDLNQDGVYGNTADQYFTGTSVNPKYIYGISLGFSYKGLDMSMIWAGESGAQYYWNDHGYNNNVLISGNQVTTRIADDHYFYNPNNPDDPRTNQNGYFPRLKYGTSAENINNQSSDYWLYESNFFKLRNLQIGYTFDKKLTEKFKVRNLRIFFSGENLLMFTNFPGLDPEVGAGAEYPTMKQYALGLNFGF, encoded by the coding sequence ATGGCAAAGTTTTACACAGTCGGGGTATCGGCTATGATGTTATTTACGGTAGGCACGACTATGGCTCAGCAAAAGATTTCTGTGTCTGGACGAATAACGGATAGTCAAGGTGGGGCATTATCTGGCGTAACGATCAAAGAAAAAGGAGGAACAGTAGCGACTTCGACTAACAAATCTGGAAATTTTTCGATTTCTGTCCCGAGTAATGCAACGTTGATCATTTCTAATGTAGGCTACCAAAATCAAGAAGTTTCTGTCGATGGAAAAACCGCTATTACAATCACTTTAGCGGACGGAAATGCTGCTATTGATGAAGTTGTCGTCGTGGGTTATGGAACGCAGAAAAAGGCTAAATTACTGGGATCCATATCAACTATTGATGCTAAACAACTGGAAAATCGTGCAGTTACTAATGTTTCCTCTGCACTCTCGGGTTTAGCAGCAGGAGTTCAGGTAAAAGTAGGAAATGGCAAACCGGGAAGTGATGGTGCTACTATTCGAGTACGCGGGGTAGGAACTATGAATAATAATGACGCACTAGTTATCATTGATGGGATACAAGGTGTAATGGATGCGGTAAATCCCGAAGATATTGAAAATATTTCTGTTTTGAAGGATGCATCATCTGCAGCAATATATGGTGCACGTGCTGCAAATGGGGTTATCTTGATAACAACTAAAAAAGGTAAAGCTGGACAAGGCCCGCAGATCAATTATTCGGGATTATTTTCAAGGACCTCACCCAGTGCTAAGCCTGTATTTGTTAATGATTATGTGCGTCACATGAATTTATTTAATGAAGCAGCTGCAAATATTGGTACTACTGGACAGTATACACAGTCTGCAATTGATACATGGACTGCCGCCAATGCGGACCCAAATGGTTTAGCTCCTTCTGGTTTACCTAATTATGTTGCTTATCCTAATACCAATTGGGGGGACTGGATCTATGAAGATGGCTGGTTGAAGAATCATAATGTGAGTGTATTGGGAGGAAGTGAGAAAATTCGTTTTAATTTATCTGGAAGAATTCAAGATAATCCCGGTATCATGTACAATACAGGAATGAAGCGTTACGAAGGACGTGTTAACTTGGAAACTGATGTAACCGATTTCTTGACTGTAGGAACACAAACGTTCGTTGTTAATGAACATCGTTCATTGGCTTCTGATGCTAATCTTTACAATTTTTTGCGTCAAACAACTCCGGGTATCTACCCCAAGTATGAAGACAAGTTTGGGGGAGCCGTTTTAAGTTCAGGAGAGTCTTCACAATTAAATAATGTTTTGTTGTATCTGTATGATTATAAAGGGAGTAATGAGCGAACTCGATTGAATTCTACATTTTTCGCTAATCTTAAACTTTGGAAAGGTTTAACATTTGAAACCAAATTTAATTATCAGTCGCGTTTTGATGAGATTACCGGATATCAAAATCCTTCAGCTCGATATGATTTCTCTACCCTGAATATGGTGGTTACTCCAACTGTGCCTTCACAGCTGACAACAAGTCAATCCTATGGGAAAATTTATAGAAAATCTTTTGATAATGTTTTGCGCTATAATACGGAAATAGGCAAGCATACAATCGGTGCGTTAATTGGACATAACGAATTTTATTATAATGATTCGGGATTCAGTGCTTCTAAGAAAGGTTTGATTGATGAAACCATTACTAATATTGGTACAGGAACTGAAATGTCATCTATCGGAGGAGATGAATCAGATAATTCTATGCGTTCCTTCTTTGGTCGTGTGAACTATGATTATGACTCTAAATATTTGGCTGAGTTTAGTCTTCGTAGAGACGGTGCTTCGAAGTTTGGCCGTAATCGAAAATATGGAACTTTTCCTTCTTTTTCTTTGGGTTATATGCTGTCAAAAGAATCTTTTATGGCTGCTGTGAATCCTTACATACAGGATGTGAAAATTCGTGGATCATGGGGTAAATTGGGGAATGATGGGGGAGATGGTCTTAATGTATACGGTTGGCACGGTGTCTACGGACTGGTTGGTTACTCTTTCAATGGTACACAAATGAATGGTTTGCAGTTGTCTCGTTTTGGCAATGATTTATTGCAGTGGGAGGAAGCTGAAAACAAAGAGATCGGATTAGAATTTGCGACCTTAAAACGCCGTGCATCTGTAGAATTAAATGTGTATGACCGTAAGACGTCTAATATTATTCGTGCTGCAGAGGTTCCAATTACTGCGGGTACGACGACTCCTCCTTTTTTTAATCAAGCTGCAATGCGTAATACAGGTGTTGAGTTTAATTTAAATTGGCGTGATCAGATTGGAGATTTCAGATATAATATAGGGGGTAATTTTTCTTATAATAAGAATAAGGTAATCAAATTTGAAGGTCAGTTGAAAGAAGGATTTGTTGATGATGGTACAGGAAAAATGACTTGGCAAACAAACTTAGGAGATGTTTCTAGCGGGGGGCTCAACCGTATTCTTGAAGGAAGTCAATTAAATGAATTTTATTTGCGTAAAGTCTATAAAGGGGATGGCTCTTATTTTAATGCGGATGGTTCTGTTAATATTCATGGAGGTCCAACGACTGGAATGATTCGTACTGAGGGAGACTATGAATGGGCAAAAGCGATGAAGGCTGCTGGTTATTCCTTCTTAAACTCGAGTCAGAAAATCAGTGATGTTTACGGTAGTACTGCTCTATATTATGGAGATCTAATTTATTCGGATCTTAATCAAGATGGTGTATATGGAAATACTGCGGATCAATATTTTACCGGTACTTCTGTCAATCCAAAATATATTTACGGTATTAGTCTTGGCTTTTCGTATAAGGGATTGGATATGTCTATGATTTGGGCAGGAGAGTCTGGTGCGCAGTATTACTGGAATGATCATGGGTATAATAACAATGTCTTGATTTCTGGAAATCAGGTGACGACACGAATTGCTGACGATCACTACTTCTATAATCCAAATAATCCTGATGATCCGCGTACAAATCAAAATGGATATTTTCCAAGGTTGAAATATGGTACCTCTGCAGAAAATATTAATAATCAGTCTAGTGATTATTGGTTGTACGAATCGAATTTCTTTAAGTTGAGAAATCTGCAAATCGGGTATACGTTTGATAAGAAGCTCACGGAGAAATTTAAGGTTAGAAATTTAAGAATATTCTTTTCTGGAGAGAATTTGTTGATGTTTACCAATTTCCCTGGATTAGATCCTGAAGTGGGAGCAGGTGCTGAATACCCAACAATGAAGCAGTATGCATTGGGTTTAAATTTTGGATTCTAA
- a CDS encoding hybrid sensor histidine kinase/response regulator transcription factor, whose translation MNNQLNLLRCFLTLGFLIAHCYAQDFRFEQLSQENILDKQPVLSIAQDQKGRLWFGGADNLFVYDSKNVSNLRRSDTTLNDIEYIIKIGINAKNDLFIATSTHLHLYDINRHRYIQKNSKPFKEKITVLDIQTLSGQTFLCAKDGLYRASPTASSYKLELLLARDKVHTITQISSDTYIIASLQGIEMIQYKNKKLSIISNLQLPIPLQEERIISSLLYDKDNLWVATKLHGIYRYEFKNKTWVNLHIGNSNLLSNNVRKIIKNPQGNILIGTLKGLSVFEKENYFNNYQHTTFNYSLSQNSIYDIFVDNQKIVWLGTYFGGINAIYPNVLPLTIYATRSNNLHRLNSDITSSFAQTKEKYWIGTEENGINIINKASGNSISVPHLTKSNLIKDLYVRENKIYAAQYAGGYNVIDIHSHKTNHYYLDKDSFDVKNNIFAIYVDPSKKIYLGTNSGLFTVENNQIPVRVEEIRSREVTDIQEDSKSQIYLLQESKLYVKNQTAIFKVIPELKSHSIKGFFIDPLDQLWFTTDSALYSLQKNGEATFHVKFNKNNLGWPIMIDNMLWITSENGLIFFNPKTKYTNILNQNDGLPVKNLQSAKLFHGEEGKLFLTTLNGLVSIDTKKIAFNHILPTVLLRNIYINESTLPFDRIHATATNNHYQIRLQHHENYLTIDFSSSNFIKPLKNKYRYKLDGIDKDWIETNSANIKYTNIPEGRHKLTIFSCNNDMIWSKTPLILDITVLPPFWRTWWAYLFYALSFALAIHFIIKFIVEREILINSEKEHENKINFFTQISHEIRTPLTLITAPLDELITEVANLPTTQFKLIRIKKNANKLLTVVNELLDFKKFDDHKQELKLTSISFREYIEDTFYLFNDFAQTKNLNYYIKHIDPIGIQSIDTIQFDKVMFNLLSNAIKYTPENGTVYLEVIQDEKRITIQIVDNGIGITSTNQFKIFEEYYREDQVNDTIGTGIGLALTKKIIEQHGGEIHCQSKHEQQENWTIFTVHLPKTSNLDYSETDNSVQSISPLSAFPAIAEVGLQTTILIVEDNKELLEIIANIFKDNFNIILAHNGEEALKKAEKIVPDLIISDFMMPNMNGIELCRAIKNSIITSHIPFILLTALTDHQLQTETLQSGANIYLTKPFDNSQLFYSVQNLLNISKKRSQNFQIKATISDNEQDNKFIQSLNRLIEHHLLSDSFDVNFISRAMGMSAPVLYRKLNAITNLSLNNYVKNYRLNKAKDLLLSALNISEVAYAVGFSDRKYFSKEFKKLFGQNPSEFIIKEQRDSNE comes from the coding sequence ATGAATAATCAGCTAAATCTACTACGATGTTTTTTAACCTTGGGATTCTTGATTGCTCATTGCTATGCACAGGATTTTCGATTTGAACAATTAAGTCAGGAGAATATTCTTGACAAACAACCGGTTCTCTCTATTGCACAAGATCAAAAAGGTAGGCTTTGGTTTGGAGGAGCGGACAATCTTTTTGTTTATGATTCAAAAAATGTCTCCAATTTACGGAGATCTGACACCACACTAAATGATATTGAGTATATTATTAAAATTGGAATTAACGCAAAAAATGATCTTTTTATTGCTACCTCAACCCATTTACATCTATATGATATTAATCGACACAGATATATACAAAAAAACAGTAAACCCTTTAAAGAAAAGATAACCGTTCTAGACATTCAAACGCTATCTGGGCAGACTTTTCTTTGTGCTAAAGATGGGCTTTATCGTGCCAGCCCCACAGCATCTTCTTACAAACTTGAATTATTATTAGCCCGAGATAAAGTTCACACCATTACACAAATAAGTAGTGATACGTACATCATTGCAAGTCTACAGGGCATTGAAATGATACAATACAAGAATAAAAAGCTTTCTATTATATCCAACTTACAGCTGCCGATTCCATTACAAGAAGAACGTATTATAAGTTCGCTATTATATGACAAAGACAACTTATGGGTAGCAACTAAACTTCACGGTATTTATCGATATGAATTTAAGAATAAGACTTGGGTCAACCTTCATATAGGAAATAGCAATTTACTGAGTAATAATGTCCGTAAAATCATTAAAAACCCGCAAGGAAATATTTTAATCGGTACACTCAAGGGGTTATCTGTATTTGAAAAAGAAAATTATTTTAACAATTATCAACATACTACCTTCAACTATTCGCTATCACAAAACTCCATCTACGATATTTTTGTAGATAATCAAAAAATTGTCTGGTTAGGCACCTATTTTGGAGGAATAAATGCCATATACCCAAACGTTCTACCTCTTACTATATATGCTACGCGATCAAATAATTTGCATCGTTTAAATAGTGACATAACAAGCAGTTTTGCACAGACAAAAGAGAAGTATTGGATTGGGACAGAGGAAAATGGAATTAATATCATCAACAAAGCAAGCGGAAATAGCATTTCAGTTCCGCATCTAACAAAATCTAATCTCATCAAAGACCTTTACGTCCGAGAAAACAAGATTTATGCTGCTCAGTACGCCGGCGGATATAATGTCATTGATATCCATAGTCATAAAACGAATCATTATTATCTAGATAAAGACTCTTTCGATGTTAAGAATAATATTTTCGCTATTTATGTCGATCCATCTAAAAAAATCTATTTAGGAACAAATAGTGGATTATTTACTGTCGAAAACAATCAGATTCCTGTTCGAGTTGAAGAGATAAGAAGCAGAGAAGTTACAGACATTCAAGAAGACAGCAAATCTCAAATATATCTTTTACAAGAAAGTAAATTATATGTAAAAAATCAAACCGCTATCTTTAAAGTTATTCCAGAACTAAAGTCGCATTCAATAAAAGGTTTTTTCATCGATCCCTTGGATCAACTTTGGTTTACCACTGACAGTGCACTTTATAGTCTGCAAAAAAATGGTGAAGCAACCTTTCACGTCAAGTTCAATAAAAATAATCTCGGTTGGCCCATCATGATCGACAATATGCTCTGGATCACGAGTGAAAATGGCTTAATTTTCTTTAACCCTAAAACGAAGTACACGAATATTTTAAATCAAAATGATGGTTTACCCGTTAAAAATTTGCAAAGTGCAAAACTGTTCCATGGTGAAGAAGGAAAATTATTCTTGACGACTCTAAATGGGTTAGTATCCATAGATACTAAAAAAATAGCCTTCAATCATATTTTACCTACAGTTTTATTAAGAAATATCTATATAAATGAAAGTACACTGCCATTCGACCGAATTCATGCTACAGCAACGAACAATCATTATCAAATAAGATTACAACACCATGAAAACTATTTAACAATCGATTTTTCAAGCTCTAATTTCATCAAGCCACTAAAAAACAAATACAGATACAAGTTAGATGGGATTGACAAAGATTGGATAGAGACCAATTCAGCAAACATTAAATACACCAATATACCCGAAGGAAGACATAAATTAACCATATTTTCTTGCAACAACGATATGATTTGGAGCAAAACTCCTCTAATCTTAGATATTACGGTACTTCCTCCATTTTGGCGCACCTGGTGGGCATATCTTTTTTATGCACTATCATTTGCTTTAGCCATTCATTTCATAATAAAATTCATTGTGGAACGTGAAATTTTAATTAATTCAGAAAAAGAACACGAAAATAAAATTAACTTTTTCACTCAAATTTCACACGAAATTAGAACACCACTTACCTTAATCACAGCTCCGCTTGATGAATTAATAACAGAAGTGGCCAATCTTCCAACTACACAATTTAAATTAATACGCATCAAAAAAAATGCAAACAAACTTCTAACTGTAGTAAATGAATTATTGGACTTTAAAAAATTTGATGATCATAAACAAGAACTCAAATTGACATCAATTTCATTCAGAGAATATATCGAAGATACTTTTTATCTATTTAATGATTTTGCCCAAACAAAAAATTTAAACTATTATATTAAACACATAGATCCCATCGGCATCCAGTCAATTGATACCATACAATTTGATAAAGTGATGTTCAACCTACTGTCCAATGCTATTAAATATACCCCTGAAAATGGCACTGTCTACTTAGAAGTTATTCAAGATGAAAAAAGAATCACCATTCAGATTGTTGATAATGGCATCGGAATTACATCAACCAACCAATTTAAAATATTCGAAGAATATTATAGAGAAGATCAAGTAAATGATACTATCGGCACTGGTATAGGATTAGCCCTAACTAAAAAAATAATCGAACAACATGGTGGAGAAATTCATTGTCAATCCAAGCACGAGCAACAAGAAAATTGGACTATTTTTACCGTGCACTTGCCGAAAACATCAAATCTTGATTACAGTGAGACTGACAATTCCGTTCAAAGCATTTCTCCATTATCCGCTTTCCCCGCTATTGCAGAAGTAGGATTACAAACGACAATCCTCATTGTTGAAGATAATAAAGAGCTATTAGAAATAATTGCCAATATTTTTAAAGATAATTTCAATATTATTCTTGCTCATAATGGCGAGGAGGCATTAAAAAAAGCGGAAAAAATAGTACCTGATCTAATTATTTCTGACTTCATGATGCCCAATATGAATGGAATAGAGTTATGCAGAGCTATCAAGAACAGTATCATTACAAGCCATATTCCATTTATTTTATTAACCGCTTTAACAGACCATCAATTACAAACTGAGACTTTACAAAGTGGTGCAAACATTTATTTAACAAAACCATTTGATAACAGTCAACTCTTTTATTCTGTACAAAATCTCTTAAATATAAGTAAAAAGCGAAGCCAGAACTTTCAAATAAAAGCGACCATTAGTGATAACGAACAAGACAACAAATTCATTCAATCCTTAAACAGGCTTATCGAACATCACCTACTATCAGATTCATTTGACGTCAATTTTATTTCTCGTGCTATGGGAATGAGTGCTCCAGTACTTTACCGTAAATTAAATGCCATTACAAACCTTTCTCTTAATAACTATGTTAAAAACTATAGACTAAATAAAGCAAAAGATCTATTGCTTTCTGCTCTCAATATAAGTGAAGTAGCTTATGCTGTGGGATTTTCAGACAGAAAATACTTTAGTAAAGAATTTAAAAAACTCTTTGGACAAAATCCTTCTGAATTTATTATTAAAGAACAGCGTGATTCAAATGAATAA
- a CDS encoding glycoside hydrolase family 88 protein — translation MKMKKQILMVLCSALGICTVQGQSSDLKLSKEFIQQNLNDAAQQIKVLANETPDEKFPKTFENNKEVFSSSSWWCSGFYPGTLWYLYEGTQDRGLLQKVEEKLPYLEKEKYNKGTHDLGFMLFCSFGNGLRLTGDSVKYKDVLVTGAASLASRFNETTKTIRSWDHKPWHYPVIIDNMMNLEFLTQVSKMTGNKWYYDLAVIHAETTLRNHFRKDYSSYHVIDYDVNTGKVIAKKTHQGAFDESAWSRGQGWALYGYTMMYRETKKKEFLNQARHIAKYIFNHPNLPQDLIPYWDFDKDKIDQSSKMYAKKDLRDVSAAALYASALLELAQYTVGKESTLYLTKAETMLTNLSKAPYKAEYGKNGGYLLKHSVGALPLNSEIDVPLTYADYYYVEALIRYKRLLEGNAIIQEIAK, via the coding sequence ATGAAAATGAAAAAACAGATTCTCATGGTATTATGTTCTGCTTTAGGAATATGTACTGTGCAAGGCCAGTCCAGCGATCTGAAATTATCGAAAGAGTTTATCCAGCAGAATTTGAATGATGCCGCTCAACAAATTAAAGTCTTGGCAAATGAGACCCCAGACGAAAAATTTCCTAAAACTTTTGAAAATAATAAAGAAGTCTTTTCATCATCGAGCTGGTGGTGTTCTGGATTCTATCCAGGAACACTGTGGTACTTATATGAAGGAACTCAAGATCGAGGGTTATTACAAAAGGTGGAAGAGAAGTTACCTTATTTGGAGAAAGAAAAATATAATAAAGGGACACATGATCTAGGTTTTATGTTGTTTTGCAGTTTTGGAAATGGCTTACGTCTAACAGGTGATTCCGTGAAATATAAAGATGTGTTAGTTACTGGCGCAGCTTCGCTCGCTTCTCGTTTCAATGAGACAACAAAGACTATTCGGTCTTGGGATCACAAGCCTTGGCATTATCCTGTCATCATTGATAATATGATGAATTTGGAATTTTTGACGCAGGTTTCAAAAATGACTGGAAATAAATGGTATTATGATTTGGCGGTAATACATGCCGAGACAACATTGAGAAACCATTTTAGAAAAGATTATAGCTCATATCATGTTATTGATTATGATGTGAACACGGGTAAAGTTATTGCCAAAAAAACACATCAGGGTGCCTTTGACGAATCTGCATGGTCTAGAGGACAAGGTTGGGCACTCTATGGTTATACCATGATGTATCGCGAGACCAAGAAGAAGGAATTTTTAAATCAGGCTCGACATATTGCAAAGTATATTTTTAATCATCCCAATTTACCGCAAGATTTAATTCCTTATTGGGATTTTGATAAGGATAAGATTGATCAATCTAGTAAAATGTATGCTAAGAAAGATCTACGTGATGTTTCAGCAGCGGCATTGTATGCATCTGCTTTACTCGAATTGGCGCAATATACAGTAGGTAAGGAGTCGACGCTTTATCTTACTAAGGCGGAGACCATGCTCACAAATTTATCTAAGGCTCCTTATAAGGCCGAGTATGGAAAGAATGGCGGTTATTTATTAAAACATAGTGTAGGGGCACTACCTTTGAATTCTGAAATAGATGTACCATTGACGTATGCTGATTATTACTATGTTGAAGCATTGATTAGATACAAAAGACTTCTAGAGGGAAATGCTATTATTCAGGAGATCGCTAAATGA
- a CDS encoding CoA-binding protein, with protein sequence MKKTLIIGASTNPERYSYKAAHKLKQYGHDIVNVGLKKGEVAGVAIESMGPIHSDIDTITMYVGEANQKGYMDYILATKPKRIIFNPGAENPELAALANKLGIDTENACTLVLLSTGQY encoded by the coding sequence ATGAAAAAAACGCTAATAATAGGAGCGAGTACTAATCCAGAAAGGTATTCGTATAAAGCTGCTCATAAATTGAAGCAATATGGACATGATATTGTGAATGTAGGTCTTAAGAAGGGGGAAGTTGCAGGTGTTGCAATAGAGTCAATGGGACCAATTCATTCGGATATTGATACGATCACGATGTATGTCGGCGAAGCAAATCAGAAGGGCTATATGGATTACATATTGGCAACAAAGCCAAAGCGAATTATCTTTAATCCTGGTGCTGAAAATCCCGAATTAGCGGCACTTGCTAATAAGTTAGGTATTGATACTGAAAATGCTTGTACACTGGTTCTTTTAAGTACAGGACAGTATTAG
- a CDS encoding serine hydrolase domain-containing protein, whose amino-acid sequence MKLYILKSLVAVLIIATVSCSSKEEKQKKALVEQAKTDSLKLIYHPSEADPKVEAFMQNLHKRSGFNGNVLIARNGKILYQNSFGWANYLLKDSLKIDSKFELASVSKPLTGIGILKLVEEGKLKLDQTINDFYPNFPYPDITIKQLLSHRSGLPNYVYFSEQHWKEKKKGMTNQDVMNMLIEFKPNRYGKPDGKFFYNNSNFMVLGAIIEKVTNQSYAEWMKENVFNPAGMTNTAALSKAIYEKIPTDVIGHDKVWRRSVVQNFQDGPLGDKGIYSTVRDLYKLDLALNEGRLLKKETLDSAYVDRAKSKNGIFGYGLGWRTFHRNNDVIIYHTGWWHGFRNLYVRDLKNNVTIVLLSNMTNGSLVKLDELYKILGMPILRKGVYNDAGNVADDV is encoded by the coding sequence GTGAAGTTATATATATTAAAAAGTCTAGTTGCTGTTCTTATCATAGCAACAGTATCATGTAGTTCGAAAGAAGAAAAACAAAAAAAGGCATTAGTTGAACAGGCTAAAACTGATAGTCTAAAACTCATATACCATCCATCTGAAGCAGATCCGAAAGTTGAGGCATTTATGCAAAATCTGCATAAAAGATCAGGATTTAATGGTAATGTGCTGATTGCAAGAAATGGAAAGATTTTATATCAAAATTCATTTGGTTGGGCCAATTATCTTTTAAAAGATAGTTTGAAAATTGATTCAAAATTCGAATTGGCTTCTGTTTCAAAACCCCTCACAGGTATAGGTATTTTGAAATTGGTCGAGGAGGGGAAATTGAAATTGGATCAAACCATTAATGATTTTTATCCGAATTTTCCTTATCCAGATATCACAATTAAACAATTGTTGTCTCACCGATCTGGATTGCCAAATTATGTTTATTTTTCGGAGCAGCATTGGAAGGAAAAGAAGAAGGGCATGACCAATCAAGATGTCATGAATATGCTGATAGAATTTAAGCCGAATCGATATGGAAAACCAGATGGTAAATTCTTTTATAACAACTCGAATTTCATGGTGTTAGGTGCCATTATTGAAAAGGTAACTAATCAAAGTTATGCGGAATGGATGAAGGAAAATGTTTTTAATCCGGCAGGCATGACAAATACGGCAGCATTGTCAAAGGCTATTTATGAAAAAATTCCTACAGATGTTATCGGTCACGATAAAGTATGGAGAAGATCTGTTGTTCAAAATTTTCAAGATGGGCCTCTGGGAGATAAGGGAATTTATAGTACGGTAAGGGATCTATATAAATTAGATTTAGCTTTGAATGAAGGTAGATTATTAAAGAAAGAAACATTAGACTCTGCTTATGTCGACCGTGCGAAATCTAAAAATGGAATATTTGGATATGGATTGGGATGGCGTACTTTTCATAGAAATAATGATGTAATAATCTATCATACCGGATGGTGGCACGGATTTCGCAATCTGTATGTGAGGGATCTTAAAAATAATGTCACGATTGTACTGTTATCGAATATGACTAATGGAAGTTTAGTTAAATTGGATGAATTGTATAAAATTTTAGGTATGCCTATTTTGAGGAAGGGTGTTTATAATGATGCTGGTAATGTGGCTGATGATGTTTAA